One window of the Terriglobales bacterium genome contains the following:
- a CDS encoding DUF6580 family putative transport protein codes for MLAYLFVVLSVALRFVSVPVAFTSVAASLLFFGARQPRRRMWIPLALLIAADVVLTKLVYAYPLSADHLVTWAWYAAILLLGGKLKENSGPLRVGGAALVASVSFFLVSNLAVWAVWEMYPKTLAGLAACYVAALPFFRHSLAGDLFFTAVFFGLGALVQGARAPAAQDRVAESLEPRM; via the coding sequence ATGCTTGCGTACCTATTCGTGGTTCTTTCCGTCGCCCTGCGCTTCGTTTCGGTCCCCGTAGCCTTCACCTCGGTGGCCGCCTCCCTGCTCTTCTTCGGGGCTCGCCAGCCCCGCCGCCGCATGTGGATCCCGCTGGCGCTGCTCATCGCCGCGGACGTGGTCCTGACCAAGCTGGTCTATGCCTATCCGCTCTCTGCCGATCATCTGGTGACCTGGGCCTGGTATGCGGCGATCCTGCTGCTGGGCGGCAAGCTGAAGGAAAACTCCGGCCCGCTGCGTGTGGGTGGCGCGGCGCTGGTCGCCTCCGTCTCCTTCTTCCTGGTGAGCAACCTCGCCGTCTGGGCGGTGTGGGAGATGTATCCCAAGACGCTGGCGGGCCTGGCCGCCTGCTACGTGGCGGCGCTTCCCTTCTTCCGTCACTCGCTGGCCGGAGACCTGTTCTTCACCGCGGTCTTCTTCGGCCTGGGCGCGCTGGTGCAGGGAGCGCGCGCGCCCGCGGCGCAGGACCGCGTGGCCGAATCCCTTGAGCCACGGATGTAG
- a CDS encoding DUF190 domain-containing protein, whose translation MAVQITIYLNEADERQHRPLHLEILNYLRQENVAGGTVFHAVAGFTGRSRVQTTSLVDAGGKLPLVIILVDTDEHIARVLPRLREMAAHRLIVRENVVIEQGSLD comes from the coding sequence ATGGCGGTGCAGATCACCATCTACCTGAACGAAGCGGACGAACGGCAGCATCGCCCGCTGCATCTGGAGATCCTCAACTACCTGCGGCAGGAGAACGTCGCCGGCGGCACCGTCTTCCACGCCGTCGCCGGCTTCACCGGACGCAGCCGGGTGCAGACCACCAGCCTGGTGGATGCGGGCGGGAAGCTGCCCCTGGTGATCATTTTAGTGGACACCGACGAGCACATCGCTCGCGTCCTGCCACGGCTGCGGGAGATGGCCGCGCACCGGCTGATCGTGCGCGAGAACGTGGTCATCGAACAGGGCAGCCTGGACTGA
- a CDS encoding VTT domain-containing protein: MNFLRHILASYTEYIRAVLIPMGPWGILLIAFVDAAFLGIPMDPLVAYFVYRRPGMFWLYALMGAAGSALGSLVVYYIGRKGEEMLLEKRIPKQTLRRIRRAFERHEFLALMVPAMLPPPTPFKLFVLTAGGLKMRLDHFLLAIFSGRTIRFTLISVLTIFFGPQIITLTASLVTQHLPWMLAVVAVSLLAWLLWRRRRGPEEEVEAGAEEGEEPSLPA, translated from the coding sequence TTGAACTTCCTCAGACACATCCTCGCGAGCTACACCGAGTACATCCGCGCCGTGCTGATCCCGATGGGGCCGTGGGGCATCTTGCTCATCGCCTTCGTGGACGCCGCCTTTCTGGGCATCCCCATGGACCCGCTGGTGGCCTATTTCGTGTACCGGCGGCCGGGGATGTTCTGGCTCTACGCCTTGATGGGCGCGGCGGGATCGGCGCTGGGCAGCCTGGTGGTGTACTACATCGGACGCAAGGGCGAGGAGATGCTGCTGGAAAAGCGCATCCCCAAGCAGACGCTGCGGCGCATCCGGCGTGCCTTCGAGCGCCACGAGTTCCTGGCGCTGATGGTCCCCGCCATGCTCCCTCCTCCCACGCCCTTCAAGCTCTTCGTGCTCACCGCCGGAGGCCTGAAGATGCGCCTCGACCACTTCCTGCTGGCAATCTTCTCCGGACGGACGATCCGCTTCACCTTGATCTCCGTGCTCACCATCTTCTTCGGCCCACAGATCATCACCCTGACCGCCAGCCTGGTGACGCAGCACCTGCCCTGGATGCTGGCGGTCGTGGCGGTTAGCCTGCTCGCGTGGCTGCTCTGGCGCCGGCGGCGGGGGCCCGAGGAGGAGGTCGAGGCGGGGGCGGAGGAAGGCGAAGAGCCTAGCCTTCCGGCTTGA
- a CDS encoding DUF4388 domain-containing protein, which produces KKVIDKIALEKMAREAPGEGTLRGSLAQMNVMDLLQSLEMGHKTCALVLTNDGDRCEMFFSDGQINHAIYGKLKGDEAVYKVLAWSGGNFQIDFTGKSAEQTCTRSTQGLLMEGLRLVDEANRDQEENVLEA; this is translated from the coding sequence CAAGAAGGTGATCGACAAGATCGCGCTGGAGAAGATGGCGCGCGAGGCGCCGGGAGAGGGCACGCTGCGCGGCAGCCTGGCGCAGATGAACGTCATGGACCTGCTGCAGTCGCTGGAGATGGGACACAAGACCTGTGCCCTGGTGCTGACCAACGATGGCGACCGCTGCGAGATGTTCTTCTCGGACGGCCAGATCAACCACGCCATCTACGGCAAGCTGAAGGGCGACGAGGCCGTGTACAAGGTGCTGGCCTGGAGCGGGGGCAACTTCCAGATCGACTTCACCGGCAAGAGCGCCGAGCAGACCTGCACCCGTTCCACCCAGGGCCTGCTCATGGAAGGCCTGCGGCTGGTCGACGAAGCCAACCGAGACCAGGAAGAGAACGTGCTGGAAGCTTAG
- a CDS encoding MogA/MoaB family molybdenum cofactor biosynthesis protein, with the protein MNAAVLTVSDSVALGSRVDTSGPALAAALEQAGFTVAAREIVPDERPVIEAAIRRLAEKAELVVTTGGTGIAERDVTPEATRAACDRLVEGVGERMRSEGARKTPLAALSRGVCGVRGRTLVLNVPGSPAAATESLAAVLEILPHALELLRGKTKH; encoded by the coding sequence ATGAATGCGGCAGTGTTGACGGTCAGCGACTCCGTAGCCCTGGGCTCGCGCGTGGACACCTCCGGGCCGGCGTTGGCGGCGGCGCTGGAGCAGGCGGGCTTCACGGTGGCGGCGCGGGAGATCGTGCCCGACGAGCGCCCGGTGATCGAGGCTGCCATCCGGCGGCTGGCGGAGAAAGCGGAGCTGGTGGTGACCACCGGGGGCACGGGGATCGCCGAGCGCGACGTCACGCCGGAAGCCACGCGCGCTGCCTGCGACCGGCTGGTGGAGGGCGTGGGCGAGCGCATGCGCAGCGAGGGCGCGCGCAAGACCCCGCTGGCGGCGCTGAGCCGCGGGGTGTGCGGCGTCCGGGGAAGGACGCTGGTCCTGAACGTTCCCGGGAGCCCGGCCGCGGCCACCGAGTCCCTGGCCGCGGTGCTCGAGATCCTTCCCCACGCGCTGGAACTGCTGCGGGGAAAGACCAAACACTAA
- a CDS encoding CrcB family protein: protein MGLFLVWTSERVLVDPRWRLLVAIGFCGSFTTFSSYAFETISCYLEQGHWFLFGSNILTNNLLCLVAVVAGAALARAL from the coding sequence GTGGGCCTGTTCCTGGTGTGGACCAGCGAGCGGGTGCTGGTAGATCCGCGCTGGCGTCTGCTGGTGGCCATCGGCTTCTGCGGCTCCTTCACCACGTTTTCCAGCTATGCCTTCGAGACCATCAGCTGCTACCTGGAGCAGGGACACTGGTTCCTGTTCGGCAGCAACATCCTGACCAACAATCTTCTGTGCCTGGTGGCGGTGGTCGCAGGCGCGGCGCTGGCACGGGCGCTGTAG